The Medicago truncatula cultivar Jemalong A17 chromosome 7, MtrunA17r5.0-ANR, whole genome shotgun sequence genome includes the window aacttttgatcttatctattaaatattttacttaaatttttcattgtattcctaatattttatgtaacagaaataacacaaattcctaaaagttaattttattctatatgtgttaatatttttactaaatccaattaattttatctgtatgtccatctataaatttacgagtatttataatatgatatattttattatatttgtatgtatttattaagatattcatcCTATACCAATctgtgataaattttatttgcggatatcatacatatattttttttatcttcttgaatATGTCTATCTAACACGGGCAACGCCAGGTAAATACACtagtattatttaaaaaataagttaaatctCATTATAACAACTAGCGTTTAAACAAATGTGTTCGTGTGTCTAGCtttctcattatttttttgttacatgagaaaaaagaaaaggaagaaataaaaaacGGAAATAAACTAAGTACTTGAAAAAGACGCACTTAAGGCATCGCCTAGTAAAGCTGATGCTAAACAATGAAGAGGTTCATTGAAAGTAACAAGATGGTTTGAACGGTTAGCTCCCATATCTTGGCAAGAATGCCAGCACGAAAATTTCCCTCTCGAATGATATGATGAATTGAAATAGACCAGTCCTTAGCAAGATACATTCGAATGAGTTCTAAGATATTTGCATAATGGTGGAACTTGGTAGTCTCCTTCATTATCAATTGTACTGCATGAAGAGAGTCGGAGTAACATATGAGCTTTCTATATCCTGCATCCCAACACAACTTTACGCTAGTCAATAGAGCTTGAATTTCAGCATGTAGGATATTTGAGATACCTACACTACCAAAGAAACCAAGCTGAAAACTTTCATCGTGCTTACGAATTAGACCACCATAACATGCCTTTCCTGGATTTGTCAACGCGCTTCCATCAACATTGAGAATCATGGCGTCCTCATCCCCGTGTTGTCAACTCACCATCCTTGGAGTAAGAGTACGAGTATCTAGGGAGTTAGTACCAAAAGCCTGCTGAGCAAGATGATGCTTGGAAAAAATAGTTACAATGAGTATAAATTACAAATTGTAATCAACTACGGTAAAATATGCTTGAGGATAAATGCAACATAAACGCTGAAAAACTTCAACGTTAGTGTTCGTTTTGGTGTTAGTATAAAGCAATACATGATTTTgggtttaattttatttgtcaaaagTGTTTTTTGAGTCAACTCTCTCGATTTAGGAGACCCTAATAATCTAAAGTTCCGCTGTTAGGTAAGAAAAGTTTGACCAagaattattctttcaattttacccttcatttgattactttttataattttaccaTTCCTTGTTAATAAACTAGTGTAACttcccgtgccaagcacgggattcattttattttaaaaaaattaacgagGTTTACACATAATTTGGTtttcatatattatttgatttttttagtttaatttcatttcaaaattttgacattATGCGTTACTCTATcctcatatttaaaattgaaaaaataaatcaccGTTTATTAGgacaaaaaaagttaaattttaaaaagatataaCTATTTTTGTGAGAGTCGCCGCCTTCCTTATCATCCACCCTCCTTCTTTGCTCATCCTACCAAATCCAAACATTCCCTTCACAATGTAACCTCACGCATC containing:
- the LOC112416752 gene encoding uncharacterized protein; translated protein: MILNVDGSALTNPGKACYGGLIRKHDESFQLGFFGSVGISNILHAEIQALLTSVKLCWDAGYRKLICYSDSLHAVQLIMKETTKFHHYANILELIRMYLAKDWSISIHHIIREGNFRAGILAKIWELTVQTILLLSMNLFIV